The proteins below are encoded in one region of Holophagaceae bacterium:
- the ccsA gene encoding cytochrome c biogenesis protein CcsA — MVQLYATFIKADGIFQFTYGLYVSALLAYACSHFGPCFKDGKDRIYQAARILFLAAWLLNAFLLLQRGIAAGRVPAKTYYESLIYFSFIFGLLALAVEWTKKVRLLGFLSLLVVWAALTYALAKADIEIITLPPALQSAWFLPHVTIYFTGYASLTVAFVLGILALATPGDRRFEPGSFWARALGATEVNFEKMNRQWIRFGFLMLACGLITGGTWAKFAWSDYWAWDPKENWGLISWLVYGAVLHMHYAPAYKGRKAVWASVFAWGFVLFTYFGMGKLPTKGQSMHLYTEPPASGEGETVNGVNKQMY, encoded by the coding sequence ATGGTCCAGCTTTACGCCACCTTCATCAAGGCCGACGGCATCTTCCAATTCACCTATGGGTTGTACGTCTCCGCGCTGCTCGCCTATGCCTGCAGCCATTTCGGTCCCTGCTTCAAGGATGGGAAGGATCGCATCTACCAGGCCGCGAGGATCCTCTTCTTGGCCGCCTGGCTGCTGAACGCTTTCCTGCTCCTCCAGCGCGGGATCGCCGCGGGACGGGTGCCCGCCAAGACCTATTACGAATCCCTCATCTATTTCAGCTTCATCTTCGGCCTGCTGGCCCTGGCGGTGGAATGGACCAAGAAAGTCCGCCTGCTGGGTTTCCTTTCGCTGCTCGTCGTCTGGGCCGCCCTTACCTATGCCTTGGCAAAGGCCGATATCGAAATCATCACCCTGCCGCCCGCCCTTCAAAGCGCCTGGTTCCTGCCCCACGTGACCATTTATTTCACCGGTTATGCAAGCCTCACCGTGGCTTTCGTCCTGGGCATCCTGGCGCTGGCGACCCCCGGGGACCGCCGCTTCGAACCCGGTTCCTTCTGGGCCCGCGCCCTGGGCGCCACCGAGGTCAATTTCGAGAAAATGAACCGTCAATGGATCCGCTTCGGATTCCTGATGCTGGCCTGCGGCCTGATCACCGGCGGCACCTGGGCCAAGTTCGCCTGGAGCGACTATTGGGCCTGGGATCCGAAAGAAAACTGGGGGCTCATCAGTTGGCTGGTCTATGGCGCCGTGCTGCACATGCACTACGCACCCGCCTACAAGGGCCGCAAGGCCGTCTGGGCCAGCGTGTTCGCCTGGGGTTTCGTACTCTTCACCTATTTCGGCATGGGCAAGCTGCCCACCAAAGGCCAGTCCATGCACCTCTACACCGAGCCCCCCGCCAGCGGGGAGGGCGAAACCGTGAACGGTGTGAACAAGCAGATGTATTGA